A region from the Salvia splendens isolate huo1 chromosome 15, SspV2, whole genome shotgun sequence genome encodes:
- the LOC121767735 gene encoding glutamate receptor 2.7-like, with product MKNPHFLWFHTILFMSFYISQSTGFNSTAAKADIGVILDLDTPLGKVCRTCISMAVEDFYANRDHTTTTVPHFRDSKSDVIAAAYAAIDLMKNTQVMAILGPQNSNQADFVINMGDRAKIPIISPAMSPSLSPQDSPFFIRSAWPSFSQSKAIAAIIEKHNWWKVVFVYEDSGFGRGLVPFLDEDMLESNAHVSYQTAISPTATDDQIARELDKLMKMQTRVFVVDMLPDLASRFFKLAKEAGMMGEGYAWIVSDPLASLLDLMDSKTVEAMQGVLGVKARVQESEEVANFTKRYNNRFRYDNPDMDVVKLNVFGLWAYDSMTSIADSIERAGVTSPRFNRSVDGENSTDLEAIGTSSTGSLLNGLMKNHASKGLSGDFNVSNGQLQPSAFEVVNVHGESGVTVGFWSERCGLLKPGDSEDGCVRNTENLDLIVWPGKTGDAPRGWEFPTSGKALKVGIPAKGGFLEFVEFAKNVFEEVWNKTPYAAPIEYIRSDDGEEYDGFVKKLDLKVIDVVVGDVTITEERSEWADFTIPYTESGIAMVVRTEPDDKKNAWIFMKPLTGGLWITIGAFFVFTGVVVWILEHRINEEFQGPRHKQIGMIFWFSFSTLVFAHKEKVSSNLTRFVLIVWVFVVLVLTSSYTANLTSMLTVEQLNPEINAGDCVGYQKGSFVGGFLIDDMNFDKSNLRSYSTLEEFDDALSKGCSNGGVDAIYDEMPYINLLLSKSKNSHKYKMIGPTYPNSGFGFAFTRGSPLVSDVSRGIVKLTASKEISRISEKWVGEASNGTRNTSNNSLDVASFEGLFLIAGLSSTLALLIFSFNFLHENRLLLTSTDSTMEKLRGLARAFVMGKDKPLSPKASTSRQVRGGGGGGGSSAAMGSFSWKKLG from the exons ATGAAGAATCCACACTTTCTTTGGTTTCATACGATTTTGTTTATGTCCTTTTACATTAGCCAATCGACCGGCTTCAATTCAACCGCTGCAAAAGCTGATATAGGAGTGATTCTTGATCTTGACACTCCTCTTGGAAAGGTATGTAGGACTTGCATCTCAATGGCAGTCGAAGATTTCTACGCCAACCGCGATCACACCACCACGACCGTGCCTCATTTTCGGGATTCAAAGAGTGATGTTATCGCTGCAGCTTATGCAG CTATAGATCTAATGAAGAACACTCAAGTGATGGCGATCTTGGGGCCACAAAACTCGAATCAAGCCGACTTCGTGATAAATATGGGCGACAGAGCAAAGATTCCAATCATTTCACCAGCAATGAGTCCATCTCTTTCGCCTCAAGATTCACCCTTCTTCATAAGATCAGCATGGCCTTCCTTTTCCCAATCCAAAGCAATCGCAGCAATCATAGAAAAACATAATTGGTGGAAAGTCGTTTTCGTCTACGAGGATTCGGGTTTTGGGAGGGGCTTAGTCCCTTTCTTGGACGAGGATATGCTCGAGAGCAACGCTCATGTCTCGTACCAAACTGCTATTTCACCGACAGCCACTGATGATCAAATCGCTCGTGAGCTAGACAAGTTGATGAAGATGCAGACGAGGGTGTTTGTGGTTGATATGCTTCCAGATCTCGCTTCCCGGTTCTTCAAGTTGGCGAAAGAAGCCGGGATGATGGGCGAGGGATATGCTTGGATTGTTTCTGATCCGCTTGCCAGTCTATTGGATTTGATGGATTCGAAGACTGTGGAGGCGATGCAGGGCGTACTAGGTGTGAAGGCCCGTGTTCAAGAATCCGAAGAAGTTGCAAACTTTACGAAGAGATATAACAATAGGTTTCGCTATGATAATCCGGATATGGATGTTGTAAAGCTTAATGTTTTTGGCCTCTGGGCTTATGACAGCATGACATCTATAGCGGATTCAATCGAACGAGCTGGAGTGACATCTCCGCGATTCAATAGATCAGTCGATGGAGAAAATTCCACTGATTTGGAGGCGATAGGAACATCAAGCACGGGATCTTTACTCAATGGTTTAATGAAAAACCACGCATCGAAAGGGTTGAGTGGCGATTTCAACGTAAGTAACGGGCAACTGCAGCCGTCTGCGTTTGAGGTAGTGAATGTACATGGGGAAAGTGGAGTCACTGTCGGGTTCTGGTCTGAGCGATGCGGGCTTTTGAAGCCGGGAGATAGCGAAGATGGTTGCGTAAGGAACACGGAAAACCTTGACCTCATTGTATGGCCGGGGAAGACGGGTGATGCGCCTAGAGGGTGGGAGTTTCCGACAAGTGGGAAGGCGCTGAAGGTTGGGATTCCGGCAAAAGGAGGATTCCTTGAATTCGTTGAATTCGCGAAAAATGTTTTCGAGGAGGTGTGGAATAAGACGCCCTATGCTGCGCCAATCGAATATATACGGAGTGATGATGGTGAAGAATATGATGGTTTTGTCAAGAAGTTAGATCTTAAG GTGATTGATGTGGTGGTGGGAGATGTGACTATCACGGAGGAAAGATCGGAGTGGGCAGATTTCACAATTCCTTACACGGAATCCGGGATTGCGATGGTTGTCCGAACTGAGCCTGATGACAAAAAGAATGCTTGGATATTCATGAAGCCTTTAACGGGTGGCCTCTGGATAACAATTGGAGCATTCTTCGTCTTCACCGGGGTTGTTGTATGGATTCTTGAGCATCGGATAAATGAAGAATTCCAAGGCCCCCGTCACAAGCAAATCGGGATGATTTTCTGGTTCTCGTTCTCAACACTTGTTTTTGCACACA AGGAGAAAGTGAGTAGCAACTTGACAAGATTCGTGTTGATTGTCTGGGTGTTCGTGGTGCTGGTTTTGACGTCAAGTTACACTGCAAACTTGACGTCCATGCTAACGGTGGAGCAACTGAATCCTGAAATCAACGCTGGAGATTGTGTTGGTTACCAGAAGGGCTCCTTTGTTGGCGGTTTCTTGATAGACGACATGAATTTTGACAAGTCCAATCTTAGAAGCTACAGCACGTTGGAAGAATTCGATGATGCCCTCTCCAAAGGCTGCAGCAATGGAGGAGTTGATGCAATCTATGATGAAATGCCTTACATTAATCTCCTTCTTTCCAAATCGAAAAACTCCCACAAGTATAAAATGATCGGTCCGACCTATCCTAATTCCGGCTTTGGATTT GCATTTACAAGGGGTTCGCCACTAGTTTCGGATGTTTCAAGAGGGATCGTTAAGCTGACAGCAAGCAAGGAAATATCGAGAATCTCGGAGAAATGGGTTGGGGAAGCTAGTAATGGAACTCGGAACACATCTAACAATAGCCTCGATGTAGCTAGCTTTGAGGGGCTCTTCCTCATTGCAGGGCTGTCTTCAACACTAGCTTTGCTTATATTCTCCTTCAATTTCTTACATGAGAATCGGCTTTTGCTGACATCGACTGATTCGACTATGGAAAAGCTTCGTGGACTTGCTAGAGCGTTTGTGATGGGAAAAGACAAGCCGTTGTCGCCAAAGGCATCGACGTCAAGACAAGTCCGcggaggtggtggaggaggaggatcaAGCGCAGCTATGGGCAgcttcagttggaagaagctcggctag